AACCAAAAACCCTTTTGAGTCCCTTTTCTGATTTGCAAATAGACCTCATGAACCTCGGTCGCCATTTTGATCAGCTCGGCGGTGGTCACGTCCACGACAACCAACTGCCTCCAGGGTTTCGCTTCCACCCTTCCGACGAGGAACTCATCAGCTACTACCTCCTCAAGAAGGTCATGGACTCCAACTTCACCTGTCGCGCCATAGCCGAAGTTGACCTCAACAAGTGCGAGCCGTGGCAGCTCCCTGGTACTAACTCTTTACATTTAACCATGCATCTTATTCACTTTTTGATCTGACAATACGTCTTCGTAAAACTTTGTATTCTAACTCATCGATGTGTCCGGTTTAATTTATCAGAGAAAGCAAAACTGGGGGAGAAAGAGTGGTACTTCTTCAGCCTTCGTGATCGGAAATACCCTACCGGACTTCGCACCAACCGTGCCACTGAAGCCGGGTACTGGAAAGCCACCGGGAAAGACCGAGAGATTTACAGCTCCAGGACTTGTTCGCTTCTTGGAATGAAGAAGACTTTGGTTTTTTACCGCGGGCGAGCTCCCAAGGGTGTAAAAAGTAACTGGGTCATGCACGAGTATCGCCTTGAAGGTCGATTTTCTTACAATTACCTCCCCAGGAACTCCCAGGTGATTATACAATGTTCAAAACCTCATGTTCATGCACATAATTAATTAAATTATAGAACTATATACTATGCACATTGTTAGGTAAAATTAGTTGATGGTGGTTGATGAGAGTAGGTCCATATATCTCATAATAGTATTCTTTCATATGATTCATCTATTTAATTCAAGTTTTCTTATGTACCAGCATATATATAGTTCTCAGTTAATGTCTTGTACGTTATTGCTATTAAAAACCTGGAAACGCACACATTTTCAGTATACAAATAATGCATCCAACATATTTTCTGCCATGTCCACTCCATTATGTGACATTCTCTTTACCAACTTCATGGCATGTAATTATTTCTCAACCTTGGTTAAAAATGTGCATCACATTTTTGGATAACCAAAGTACCTAAACATTGATAATTTGATCCCAAAAATTATGCATGCAGGAAGAGTGGGTCATTTCGAGGGTCTTCGAGAAGGCCAAGAAGAGCAACGGACCCGATTGCAAGAAGACCCGAATGATTGAGCCCAGCTCGCCTTCTTCCTCCTCGGTCTCACAGCTGCCACCACTCTTCGACTCCTCCCCTTACTACCCAACCGCTCCTTTCTCCAATGATGCTTCCCTCACCGACCGTGACAGCTGCTCCCATGACAACCGCACCCCTAGGGAGCACGTGTCCTGTTTCTCCACCGGCAGCGACCCCGCCAACACCGGCACCTTCAACCATCTCATGACTTCCTTGGACCTCGCTCCGCCGCCGCAGCCCCAGACTACTTCCCTCCACTTGTCTGGCGGCTTCGGCGGCCTCTCGGACTTTCCGAGCCTCAGGTCTCTCCAGGAGAATCTC
The window above is part of the Fragaria vesca subsp. vesca linkage group LG2, FraVesHawaii_1.0, whole genome shotgun sequence genome. Proteins encoded here:
- the LOC101299349 gene encoding protein CUP-SHAPED COTYLEDON 2-like — protein: MNLGRHFDQLGGGHVHDNQLPPGFRFHPSDEELISYYLLKKVMDSNFTCRAIAEVDLNKCEPWQLPEKAKLGEKEWYFFSLRDRKYPTGLRTNRATEAGYWKATGKDREIYSSRTCSLLGMKKTLVFYRGRAPKGVKSNWVMHEYRLEGRFSYNYLPRNSQEEWVISRVFEKAKKSNGPDCKKTRMIEPSSPSSSSVSQLPPLFDSSPYYPTAPFSNDASLTDRDSCSHDNRTPREHVSCFSTGSDPANTGTFNHLMTSLDLAPPPQPQTTSLHLSGGFGGLSDFPSLRSLQENLQLPFFFQQGMQPDQPYSNTAGSFDLGDWSSLGNNWRAAAAEEPKTLAPAEADCMWTY